Genomic DNA from Thiosocius teredinicola:
GTTTCACGGGCCGTTGCCGGGCCAACAACCGTTCAAGCAAGTGTTCGGGTGGACGCTATCCTCTTGAAGAATCGAGAGCGCGATCCGGGGGCCCAAATGCAAACTTCGAGCCGCACGGCCGAAAACCGTTCAGACACGATCCAGATCGGCCGCCAGGCCATCCTGGACCGCGAACTGAACGTTTTCGCCTACGAGCTGCTCTATCGCGATGCGGACGGCCGCTGCAACATCAGCGACGGCGATCACGCAACGTCGGTCACGCTACTCAACGCCTTCATGGAGATCGGCCTGGAACGGATCACCGGTCCGCACAAGGCGTTCATCAACCTGACGCGACGCTTCTTCGTCGACCTGCCGCCCATCCCCTTTCCGGCCAACCGGGTCGTGCTGGAGGTGCTGGAGGACGTCGCCGTCGATGACGCGTTGATCGCGGGCGTTTCCAAGATGTCCGCCGACGGATTCGAACTGGCGATGGACGACTACGCGTTTCAGCGTGAGTTCGACGACATTCTGCCGCTGGTCAATTACATCAAGGTCGAGATCAGCGACGGCATCATCCCGGAGCTGAAACGGCGTCTGCCCGAATTGCGCGCGACCGGCGCCAAGCTGCTGGCCGAAAAAGTCGAGACTGCCGAACAGTTCGAGCAGCTCAAAGCGATGGGGTTCGATTATTTCCAGGGCTACTTCTTCGCCCGCCCTGACTTGGTCAAGTCTGATCGGCTCAAAGAGAACGCAGCGATGGTCATCCAGCTGCTGGCGCGCCTCAACGACCCGTCGGTGCCGATGGATGAAGTTGTACGGCTGGTCAGCCAGGATCCGGCGCTGAGCTACAAGGTGCTGCGCTTCATCAACTCGGCGGCAGTGGGGCTGCGCGCCAAGGTCGATTCCATCCAGCGTGCAGTGGTACTGATGGGCCTACAGCGTATTCGCGCCTGGGCCACGCTGTTCGCATTGGCCGGGCTCGACAATAAACCCATGGAAATCCTCAACATCGGTCTGCTGCGCGCCAATCTGTGTGAGAACCTTGCCAAGCTGTGCAGCATCGGCGAGCCCGATGCCGCCTATACCGTCGGGTTGCTATCGGTCGTCGACGCGATGCTCGGCCAGCCGATGGACGAGCTGATGGCCGAACTGCCTCTGCCGGCTGAAACCAAGGACGCCATCACCTTGCACGACGGGCCGCATGGCAAGCTGCTGCGCCTGGCCATCCAGATGGAACGCAATGAATGGGCCGGCGAACAGTGCAGCGATGTCCCGCTCGCAGACCTGATGGAGGTCTATGCCGAAAGCACGGATGCAGCGTTCAAGATGCTCGAGATCATCAAAGACTGAGCAGCAGATTGCCGACAGCGTCGACCCGCAATCGCCATCCCGGCGCCACCCAGGTGGTAGCCACTGTCTCGAAGATTAATGCGGGCCCGTCGATACATTGCCCCGCCGCCAATTGATCACGCCAGTACTGCGGCGTTAGGCCGACACCCTCCACCCGGCACTGACCGAACGGCTCGGCAGCCGCCCGCTCCGGCCATGGCGGCAGACTCAAACGCGATTCGGGGCCACGCACCGCAAGACGCAGATTGACCAGTTCGACCGGCAGATCGAGATCGTGTCCGTAACGTTCGCGATGCCGGCAGTGAAACGCGTTGATCAGTTCCGACACCGGCTGCCATGGCAGATTCAGCGTGTACGACTGCCCGGCATAGCGCACATCCACACTGGCGCTCGCGTCCAGCTGGGCTTCACTGAAGCCCTCTTCATGCAGCGCGGCTCGCCCTTGCTCCCGCAGTTGCTCGAACGCTGCCTCGATGCTGTCGACCGGGACCTGTGCCAACAGACCGACATAGGTCTGCGAGAACTGGCGACCCGGGCGCGCCGCCAACATCCCCAATGCCGAAAACACCCCGCCGTGCACCGGCACAATGGCGCTCGCCATATCCAGCAAATCGGCCAGTGCGCAGACGTGCAACCCGCCTGCACCACCGAACGACATCAGGGTGTAGTCGTGAGGGTCGACGCCTCGCTTGATCAGGATGGCGCGCAGCGCCTGCGCCATGTGTTCATTGGCGACCGCGACGATATCGTTGGCCGCGTGCACCGTATCGACACCCATGGCCGCCGCCAGCCGCGACATCGCCTGCTCGGCGGCCGCAACGTCGAGCGACATGTCGCCACCCAGAAAGGCGTCGGCCTGGATGTGGCCTAGAATCAGGTTGGCATCCGTCACCGCAGGCTCACGACCACCGCGGCCGTAGCAGGCCGGGCCGGGATCAGCGCCAGCCGACTGCGGTCCCACCTGCAGCATGCCACCGGCGTCGACCCACGCGATCGAGCCGCCTCCGGCGCCGATGGTGTGCATGTCGACCATCGGCACCGCGACCGGGAACGCCGCGATTCGGCCCTCGGTCGTCAGGCGCGGTTCGGCGTCGACCAAGGCGACATCGGTCGATGTGCCGCCCATATCGAAGGTCAACAGCCGCTCGAACCCCGCTTGCTGGCCGACGAAGCGTGCTGCGGCCAAACCACCGGCCGGGCCGGACAGCAGCATGCGAACCGCTTGTTCGGCTGCCTGATCGGCAGCCACGGTATCGCCCGAACTCTGCATCACCGAGACTGGCATCTCACCGAGCGCCCGTCGCAGGCGCGACAGGTATCCGGCCACCTTCGGCCCGATCCAGGCGTTGAGCCAGGTCGCCATGCCGCGCTCGTATTCGCGAATCTCCGGCAGTACCGACGACGACAACGACACGAATACCTCGTCCGGCACCACGGCGGCGATCCGCCGCTCGCTCTCCGGGTCGAGATAGGAAAACAGCAGGTTTACCGCAACCGCCTCGGGTCGCAACAGGCGAATCGCCGCGGCAAATGCATCCAGGGTCTCTTGCGTCAACGGCTCAACGATCTCGCCGTTGGCATCCAGCCGACAATCGATCTCGATACTCAGTTCACCCGGAACGATGCGCGGTAACGCCGGCTGCAAATCGTATAGGGCCGCACGTTGCTGCCGGCCGATCTTCAACAGATCGGCGAACCCCGTATTTGCCACGTAGAGGGTTTTGACACCCTTACCTTCGAGCACCGCGTTGGTCGCAACCGTCGAACCATGTACCAGTTGCAGGGGCACCCCTTCCAGGCCCATGTCACCGATACCTTGCAGGATCGCCTGTTCCGGCGCATGCGGCGTCGACAACACCTTATGCACGCGCAACTCGCCCGCCGCATCGAGCAGGACGAAATCGGTGAAGGTGCCGCCGGTGTCCACCCCCAAGCGTTTCATCGCACACCCGGCACTGCTACATCGCGCATCTGCTTACCAGCGAACCGCATCAACGCTGCAATCGTCGCTGATCATGCGACGAAAGCAGGCCGTTTACGTATCTGGTCGTCGTGTACTGCAGGCCGCCCGCCACCAGTCGCAGCTCGTGGACAACCTCCCACAGGTTCGATACATCGTTCATACCAAGCCGTCGGTATTTCTCGATGGCAACCATGTGCTCGGCATCGAGCTCAAGCAGTTCGATGTCGGCGATGGCCAACGTGACATGCGTGACTCTGCTGCTGGCTTCATCGCTATAGCCGCGTTGCTCGTCGATCCGTATCACCATCTCGCCGGTCTTACGCACCGTCAGGCTCGACTCGAAACGCCGGCTATCGGCGCGCGGCGCCGACTGCGATCCTTTGCAGTACAAGGCGTCGCCCTCGCCCTGCCATTCGCCCTCCAAGCGTTCGATCAGACCGGAGAATACGCGTTGTTGTGCCGGCGGAATGCGCGGCGCGACGCCCATGTCAAAATAGGCGGCCCCATCGCGCGTATAGCGCTCTGACTCGGCATAACAGCTGACAGCCGACGCGGGCACAGCAGAAGTCACTGTCAGCAGAATCACAAGCGTTCGAAACATTGGCAGGTCGATGGTCATCGTTGGGCTACGGCGTTGTCTTTATCCAGTATAACTCGGCAGCAACACGCCGATCGGCGTCACAACAACGCCATGCCGCGCAATACGTTGGGCAAAATCTGTGAAATCCCGGGTAAACGGCTTGATCCGGTTTCGCAATGCGCCCGACTCAGGGTAATCTGCGCGCACATGAATCCGTTGTTGAAAGCCACGCAACTCCGCCACGGCAGCAAAGACTGCCCTCGACTGATCGATGTCGACCTGCGACTCGACAGCGGTGACCACCTCGCATTACTCGGCGTCAACGGTGCCGGCAAGTCGACCTTGATGCAGATCCTGGCCGGCGTGTTGCGCCCCGACGGTGGCGAGGTTCTGATCCAGGGTCAGTCGCTACACGCACCATCGCCGGCGATTCGCCGGCATATCGGCTACCTGCCGCAGCGGGTTGCCCTGTATCCGCAATTGACCGTCTGGGAAAACATGCTGTGGGCCGCACAGCTGCATGCCGTTGCCAAACCCGCATTGCACGGTGCCATCGAAAACGCGTTGCGCCAGATGGGGCTGCTCGATGTGCGCAAGCGCCTTGCCGGCCGGCTGTCGGGCGGCATGGCGCAGCGCCTGGGCCTGGCGCAGGCGATCCTGCACAAACCGGATATTCTGATACTCGATGAGCCAACTGCCGGGCTCGACCCGATGCAGACGATGCAGATCCGCGAACTGCTGAAGGCCCAGGCGAGCGCCTGCAGCCTGATCCTGGCGACGCATGTACTCGACGACGTCAGCGCCCTGTGCAACCGCGTGATACTGCTCGACGGTGGGCGCAAGATCGACGAGCAGGCAGTCACCGAAGACACCGACCTGCTGCAACATTTCCAACGCCTGACGTCGACTGCGGAGGCTGTTGCTTGATCGCCTCCATCGCCTTGCACGAATGGCGACGCCTGCGCAGCGGCATGATGTTCTGGCTGACGCTGGCGTTTGCACAGTTGATCATCGCGTGGCTGGCCTTTACCCAACTCGAAGCCTTCGCACGCATCGCACCACAACTCAAGGCGCGCAACTCGCCACTCGGCGCGATGGACCTGGTGATCGCACCGAGCATGAACACCTTGGTGATGCTGCTGCTGTTGGTCACACCCATCCTCGGGATGGGCAGTATCGCCGGCGAAACCCAGAGCGGTCGTATCAGCCTGTGGCTGTCGGCACCGGTGAGAAGCAGCCGGGTCGTTGTCGGCAAATGGTTGGGACTGTGGCTGGCGACACTACCGATTGTCATCAGCGTACTGTCGACTTTGGCGGCGTTCGGTCTGGCGACGGAGCTGGATTGGCCGCGCTTCATGCTGGCGGCGTTCGGCCTGGTGCTATTGTCGATGTGGTTGGCTGCGATCAACGTCTGGCTGTCCGGGCTGTTCGATCATCCTGCCGCGGCATTGGCGCTGAGCTATGGGCTGCTGCTGTTTCTCTGGCTACTCGACTCGTTCAGCGGGCCGACCGCGCCCTGGTATTGGCTTGCCCTGTTGCCGCACATCAAACCGATGTTCGCCGGTCTGCTGCAGTCGCAGGACCTGGTGTACTTCGCAGTAACCGCGATTGCCGTGCTGTTGCTGGCAACCTTCGGCATCGCTCGCCGCCGAGGTGAAGTCTAGTGCTGCGCAGGCTTGCCTTCCTCGTGTTGCTTATCGCCTGCGTCGTCCTGAGCGCCGGCGTGAGCGAGCGCTTTGCCCAGCACTGGGATCTGAGCGCCACACGCATCAACTCGCTGAGCAAGTCTGCAGAGCGGGCATTGAGTGCATTGAAAGAGCCGCTCGAGATCACGGCCTACCTGCCGGACTACCCCGTACAACGCGCCGAGTTTCGCACCTTGCTCAAGCCCTATCTCGATCATCCCAATGGCGCGCAGCTGCAGTTCGTCGATCCGATCAAAGATCCCGAGGCCGCACGCGCTGCAGATGTTGGCCAGCACGGCGAGTTACATCTGGACGTCGGCGCACGCCACGAAGTGGTCGCCGTGCCGACCGCCAACGCGATCGACCAGGCATTGAATCGTTTGGCATTGAGCGGTGAACACTGGATCGTGATGTTCAAGGGCCATGGTGAAGCCGAGGCCGTGGACGAGCCGGGCGGCCTGTTGAGATTCGTCGAACACGCCGAGGAACTGGGCTACCGTGTGGTGTCACTCGACCCGCGTTATGTCGACGATATCCCGAAGAATGCCAACGTCCTGTTGATTGCGGCACCCCGGCGTTCCTACGGCGACGAGGTCTATCAGCAGATCGAGCGTTTTCTCGAGCGTGGCGGCCAACTGTTGTGGCTGAGTGGCGACGATCTGCCCCTGCAGATCAGCGAACGCTTCGCCCTCCAACAGCTTCCAGGGATCATCGTCGACGCAGCGGCGGCCAAACACGGTCTCAAATCGCCGGATAACGCCGTTGTCGGCGACTACCCAAAGGCGCTGCTACCCCAAGTGCCGGATCGCCCCGCCGTATTCAAGCGCAGCCATGCACTGACCATGCAGGACAGCGAAACCCTACAGCAACTGGCCGTACTGCAAAGCAGTCCGCTCAGCTGGAACGAAACGGGCGAGCTGCACGGCAACATCTCGCGCGATCCGAATGCCGGTGAACAGGCGGGACCACTGAACGTCGCGATTGCGGTGACGGACACTCGAGGCCAGCCGCCGCGCCGCGCCCTGTTCGTCGGCGGACCGACGATCTTCACCAACGACCAGATCGGCATCGCGGCCAACCGGACGCTGGCAACCGGCCTGCTGCGTTGGCTTACCGGAAACCAACAACTCGGCGATACGCGCGTGGCACGTGATCTCGAGGTGCATTGGTCGCCGACACTGGCCGCATCCCTGGCGATTCTGCTGATGGCGGTGTTGCCTATCGTTTATATCGGCAGCGGTTTGTGGCTGCGCCGCAGGCGTCGCAAAGCATGAATGCCTGGAGCAGACTCAACCTTGCGCTGGCTGTCGTTGCGGCCGTATTGTTGACGGCGCTGTTGATGCCGGAAGAGGATGCCGACAACGACCGCCTGCTCGACATCAAGCGCGACACCATCACGTCGCTACGTGTCGAACGCAGCGAACGCCTTGCCTTGTCGTTCGAGCGCGACGACCGAGGCTGGCGACTGCTGCATCCCGAGGTGGCGCCAGCCGAACTGCAACGCGTCGAACAACTCATCGCAGTAACCCGGGCTGCCGTGCTGCAGCGTTTTGCCGTGCCCGACGATCTGCAACCCTACGGGCTCAATGCCCCCGCGGCGGTGATGCAGGTCAATCAACAACGCCTGCTGTTCGGCGATCGCGATCCAAGCCAACGTCACCGCTACGTACTCGTCGGCGATCAGTTGTGCGTGATCGACGACGTGTATTTCAACCTGCTGAAATTGCCGGCAACCCATTTTCTGCAGCAATAAGCCATGCCTGAACTGCCCGAGGTCGAAACCACGCGTCGCGGTATCGAACCGCACCTGAGCGGACAGGTGATCAGCGGCGCCGTCGTTCGCCAGCCGAAACTGCGTTGGCCCGTTCCGGATCTCGCCAAGCTACTGGTGCAGCAGCGGGTTCAATCCGTCGAGCGTCGCGGCAAGTATTTATTGCTGCGCTTCAACAACGGTACATTGATCATCCATCTGGGCATGTCCGGCAGCTTGCGCGTGCTGCCCGCGGCCACGGCTGCGCGCGCGCACGACCATGTCGACCTGCAATTCGGTAAACAGTGTCTGCGATTCCACGATCCGCGGCGCTTCGGCGCGATGCTGTGGACCGATAGCGACCCGCTAAAGCATCCACGTCTGTGCGACCTGGGACCGGAACCCCTGTCGGACGCGTTCAACAGTGACTACCTGTACCCGATCGCGCGCAAACGCAACATCGCTATCAAGAGCCTGTTGATGAACGGACACGTGGTGGTCGGTGTCGGCAACATCTACGCGACCGAGGCACTGTTTGCCGCGGGCATTCATCCACAACGCAGCAGCCATCGCATTTCACGCCCTCGGCTCGATCGACTCGTTGTAGAGGTGAAGAAGATACTGAGGTACGCCATCGAACGCGGCGGTACAACGCTACGCGACTTTCTCAACGAATCAGGTCAACCCGGCTACTTTGCGCAGGAGCTGATGGTCTACGGGCGTGCCGGCGAAGCATGTAAGCAATGCGGCAACACCATCAAGACCCGCCAGATCGGTCAACGCGCCAGCGCCTTCTGCCCGACCTGCCAGCACTGACGCGCTCATCGCCCGCAACCCGCGTGCGGTAGACCTTGCGATCAATCCGCGGTTGTTTGCCCGGCGACCGACCGGACGACACTGTGCCCGATCCCGCGCGGGTCCGATGCGGCGGTGACGGTGTTGTCCTGCATGTCCCATTTCACGGCCTGCATATTGCCGTAACCCCGCTGCAAACGATCGATGGTGTGGCCTTTGCGCTCCAGCGTGGCGATCTCAGCGTCCGACAGGCTGCCGGGCTCGACCTGGATCTTGTCGGGCAGGTATTGATGATGGATGCGTCCCCGGCTCACCCAGTCTTCGACCGGCCGTTCGTCGACGGCATCGAGTATTGCCAGCAGCACCATGCTGATGATGCGTGAACCACCGGGCGTACCGACGATCGCGACCATGTCTTCACCCTCGATGAAGGTCGGAGACATGCTCGACAACATGCGCTTGCCCGGCGCGATTGCATTGGCCGCGGTACCGACCAGGCCATACACGTTGGGTACACCCGGCTTGGCGACGAAATCGTCCATCTCGTCATTCAGCAGCACGCCGGTATCGCCGACCACCGTTCCGGAACCGAAGGGATAGTTGATACTGAGCGTCGCCGCGACGCGATTGCCCTGGCGATCGAGGATGGAGAAATGCGTGGTGTCGTGCCCTTCGCCACCCGGCGACCAGACCTCGACACTCGGTGTCGCTGCATCCAGATCGATCTGCTGGGCACGCCGCTGTTGATAGGCCGGATTGGTCAGAAAGGCTACCGGCACGGCGACATGATCCGCATCGCCGAGATAGCGTGCGCGATCGGCATAGGCGCGTCGCATGACCTCGACCAGCACATGTGCGCGTTGTGACGGAAGGGCTTGTTGCAGGCGCTGCGTGTTCAGCATTTGCAGCATCTCGGCCAGCAGGATACCGCCAGACGACGGCAGGCTGGCGCTGACCACGCGATAGCCTTGGTATTCGGTCACGATCGGCCGGCGCTCGACCGTGTGGTAGTCACGCAGATCACGCAGGCTCCAGATGCCACCCGCTTCGCGGACGCCGGCGACCAGGCGCTCCGCAATGTCCCCGGTGTAGAACGCTGCCGCACCACCCTCGGCGATCGCGCGCAGCGTGGCGGCCAGCTGCGGCTGCTTCAGGCGATAACCCTCGGGCGGCACGTCACCCTCCACCAAGTATTGCACCGCAGCTTGATCGGAGGCGCGCAACGCTTCGAGGCGAACACCAGCCATACGACGGTAGGCGCTGTCGACCGGAAAGCCCTCTTCCGCCAATCCGATCGCCGGCGCCAGACTGACCGCCAACGGGAGTCGCCCGTAGTAATTTGCCAAGTGGTCGAGTGCCGCAGGCACGCCGGGAATACCGGCCGCCAAGGCACCGTCGATCGACTTGCGCGGAATGACCTCGCCGTCGCTGTCGAGGTACATGTCGGCGGTGGCCGCCAGCGGCGCGCGTTCGCGCCCATCGATCATCACCTGGTAACCGTCACGCTCGCGGTGCAGCAACCAGAACCCACCACCGCCGATACCGGACCCGTAGGGTTCGACAACCGCCAATGCCGCACTGACCGCAACCGCCGCATCAAATGCATTGCCGCCCGCATCGAGAACCAGCAAGCCGGCCTCGGTCGCCAAGGGATGTGCACTGGCGATCGCCTCGGCCGATGGCGTCGATGCGACCGCGCCCGCCGAGCAGGTGAGCCATAACGCAAAAAGGCTCCACAGAGGAGCCTTTCGCGACCATAAGCGGTGGGCGTAGTCAGGCATTGGCGGCAGTAATACGTTCGTACTTCGCCATCAATTCCTCTTCCGTCTCCGCATGATCCGGATC
This window encodes:
- a CDS encoding DUF4350 domain-containing protein, with protein sequence MLRRLAFLVLLIACVVLSAGVSERFAQHWDLSATRINSLSKSAERALSALKEPLEITAYLPDYPVQRAEFRTLLKPYLDHPNGAQLQFVDPIKDPEAARAADVGQHGELHLDVGARHEVVAVPTANAIDQALNRLALSGEHWIVMFKGHGEAEAVDEPGGLLRFVEHAEELGYRVVSLDPRYVDDIPKNANVLLIAAPRRSYGDEVYQQIERFLERGGQLLWLSGDDLPLQISERFALQQLPGIIVDAAAAKHGLKSPDNAVVGDYPKALLPQVPDRPAVFKRSHALTMQDSETLQQLAVLQSSPLSWNETGELHGNISRDPNAGEQAGPLNVAIAVTDTRGQPPRRALFVGGPTIFTNDQIGIAANRTLATGLLRWLTGNQQLGDTRVARDLEVHWSPTLAASLAILLMAVLPIVYIGSGLWLRRRRRKA
- a CDS encoding ABC transporter permease, which produces MIASIALHEWRRLRSGMMFWLTLAFAQLIIAWLAFTQLEAFARIAPQLKARNSPLGAMDLVIAPSMNTLVMLLLLVTPILGMGSIAGETQSGRISLWLSAPVRSSRVVVGKWLGLWLATLPIVISVLSTLAAFGLATELDWPRFMLAAFGLVLLSMWLAAINVWLSGLFDHPAAALALSYGLLLFLWLLDSFSGPTAPWYWLALLPHIKPMFAGLLQSQDLVYFAVTAIAVLLLATFGIARRRGEV
- the ggt gene encoding gamma-glutamyltransferase; protein product: MPDYAHRLWSRKAPLWSLFALWLTCSAGAVASTPSAEAIASAHPLATEAGLLVLDAGGNAFDAAVAVSAALAVVEPYGSGIGGGGFWLLHRERDGYQVMIDGRERAPLAATADMYLDSDGEVIPRKSIDGALAAGIPGVPAALDHLANYYGRLPLAVSLAPAIGLAEEGFPVDSAYRRMAGVRLEALRASDQAAVQYLVEGDVPPEGYRLKQPQLAATLRAIAEGGAAAFYTGDIAERLVAGVREAGGIWSLRDLRDYHTVERRPIVTEYQGYRVVSASLPSSGGILLAEMLQMLNTQRLQQALPSQRAHVLVEVMRRAYADRARYLGDADHVAVPVAFLTNPAYQQRRAQQIDLDAATPSVEVWSPGGEGHDTTHFSILDRQGNRVAATLSINYPFGSGTVVGDTGVLLNDEMDDFVAKPGVPNVYGLVGTAANAIAPGKRMLSSMSPTFIEGEDMVAIVGTPGGSRIISMVLLAILDAVDERPVEDWVSRGRIHHQYLPDKIQVEPGSLSDAEIATLERKGHTIDRLQRGYGNMQAVKWDMQDNTVTAASDPRGIGHSVVRSVAGQTTAD
- the mutM gene encoding bifunctional DNA-formamidopyrimidine glycosylase/DNA-(apurinic or apyrimidinic site) lyase; the protein is MPELPEVETTRRGIEPHLSGQVISGAVVRQPKLRWPVPDLAKLLVQQRVQSVERRGKYLLLRFNNGTLIIHLGMSGSLRVLPAATAARAHDHVDLQFGKQCLRFHDPRRFGAMLWTDSDPLKHPRLCDLGPEPLSDAFNSDYLYPIARKRNIAIKSLLMNGHVVVGVGNIYATEALFAAGIHPQRSSHRISRPRLDRLVVEVKKILRYAIERGGTTLRDFLNESGQPGYFAQELMVYGRAGEACKQCGNTIKTRQIGQRASAFCPTCQH
- a CDS encoding EAL and HDOD domain-containing protein is translated as MQTSSRTAENRSDTIQIGRQAILDRELNVFAYELLYRDADGRCNISDGDHATSVTLLNAFMEIGLERITGPHKAFINLTRRFFVDLPPIPFPANRVVLEVLEDVAVDDALIAGVSKMSADGFELAMDDYAFQREFDDILPLVNYIKVEISDGIIPELKRRLPELRATGAKLLAEKVETAEQFEQLKAMGFDYFQGYFFARPDLVKSDRLKENAAMVIQLLARLNDPSVPMDEVVRLVSQDPALSYKVLRFINSAAVGLRAKVDSIQRAVVLMGLQRIRAWATLFALAGLDNKPMEILNIGLLRANLCENLAKLCSIGEPDAAYTVGLLSVVDAMLGQPMDELMAELPLPAETKDAITLHDGPHGKLLRLAIQMERNEWAGEQCSDVPLADLMEVYAESTDAAFKMLEIIKD
- a CDS encoding ABC transporter ATP-binding protein, with the translated sequence MNPLLKATQLRHGSKDCPRLIDVDLRLDSGDHLALLGVNGAGKSTLMQILAGVLRPDGGEVLIQGQSLHAPSPAIRRHIGYLPQRVALYPQLTVWENMLWAAQLHAVAKPALHGAIENALRQMGLLDVRKRLAGRLSGGMAQRLGLAQAILHKPDILILDEPTAGLDPMQTMQIRELLKAQASACSLILATHVLDDVSALCNRVILLDGGRKIDEQAVTEDTDLLQHFQRLTSTAEAVA
- a CDS encoding hydantoinase/oxoprolinase family protein, with the translated sequence MKRLGVDTGGTFTDFVLLDAAGELRVHKVLSTPHAPEQAILQGIGDMGLEGVPLQLVHGSTVATNAVLEGKGVKTLYVANTGFADLLKIGRQQRAALYDLQPALPRIVPGELSIEIDCRLDANGEIVEPLTQETLDAFAAAIRLLRPEAVAVNLLFSYLDPESERRIAAVVPDEVFVSLSSSVLPEIREYERGMATWLNAWIGPKVAGYLSRLRRALGEMPVSVMQSSGDTVAADQAAEQAVRMLLSGPAGGLAAARFVGQQAGFERLLTFDMGGTSTDVALVDAEPRLTTEGRIAAFPVAVPMVDMHTIGAGGGSIAWVDAGGMLQVGPQSAGADPGPACYGRGGREPAVTDANLILGHIQADAFLGGDMSLDVAAAEQAMSRLAAAMGVDTVHAANDIVAVANEHMAQALRAILIKRGVDPHDYTLMSFGGAGGLHVCALADLLDMASAIVPVHGGVFSALGMLAARPGRQFSQTYVGLLAQVPVDSIEAAFEQLREQGRAALHEEGFSEAQLDASASVDVRYAGQSYTLNLPWQPVSELINAFHCRHRERYGHDLDLPVELVNLRLAVRGPESRLSLPPWPERAAAEPFGQCRVEGVGLTPQYWRDQLAAGQCIDGPALIFETVATTWVAPGWRLRVDAVGNLLLSL